The uncultured Methanomethylovorans sp. genome contains a region encoding:
- a CDS encoding SemiSWEET transporter codes for MIGYLAGTLTTLAFAPQLLKTLKTKSTKDISLLMLLCSTTGMTLWLYHGLLIKDMALIVANSVSIALASMLLVYKLKKDYWDLNVQ; via the coding sequence ATGATCGGTTATCTGGCAGGAACCCTTACAACTCTTGCTTTTGCACCTCAGCTTCTGAAAACTTTGAAGACTAAATCCACAAAAGATATCTCATTACTGATGCTTTTGTGTTCTACGACTGGTATGACACTATGGTTGTATCATGGATTACTGATCAAAGATATGGCTTTGATAGTGGCTAATTCTGTATCGATAGCTTTGGCTTCAATGCTACTCGTGTATAAATTAAAGAAAGATTACTGGGACTTGAATGTACAGTAG
- a CDS encoding CbbQ/NirQ/NorQ/GpvN family protein, giving the protein MVTKCVLSEELPVEEYLIEKEPYYVPVGNEVEIFMSAYRNKLPINLKGPTGCGKTRFMEYMAYKLQRPLITVACHEDLTATDLVGRFLIKGESVEWSDGPLTKAVKHGAICYLDEVVEARKDTIVVIHPLTDDRRIMPIDKLGVILRAPPEFMLSISYNPGYQSAVKDLKQSTRQRFVALDFDYPPAELEMKIVAHESGVDEKMAHYLVDIGHRIRNFKQHGLEEGVSTRLLIYAGKLIKDGIDPKEACLLAMVRPITDNADLQKSIDEIISTIME; this is encoded by the coding sequence ATGGTTACAAAATGTGTTTTATCTGAGGAATTGCCTGTTGAGGAGTATCTCATTGAGAAAGAGCCATACTATGTGCCTGTAGGAAATGAAGTGGAGATCTTCATGTCAGCCTACCGGAATAAATTACCGATTAACCTTAAAGGGCCAACAGGATGTGGAAAGACACGTTTTATGGAGTACATGGCCTACAAACTACAGCGCCCTTTGATAACCGTTGCCTGTCATGAGGATTTAACAGCCACTGATCTGGTAGGAAGGTTTTTGATAAAAGGCGAATCTGTGGAATGGAGTGATGGTCCGCTTACAAAAGCTGTGAAGCACGGTGCTATTTGTTATCTTGATGAGGTTGTGGAAGCCCGCAAGGACACAATAGTTGTCATACACCCCCTTACCGATGATCGGCGTATCATGCCTATTGATAAACTTGGTGTGATTCTCAGGGCTCCTCCCGAATTCATGTTGAGCATCTCCTATAATCCGGGTTACCAGAGTGCAGTAAAAGATCTCAAGCAAAGCACGCGCCAGAGGTTTGTGGCTTTAGATTTCGATTATCCTCCAGCTGAACTTGAAATGAAGATCGTGGCCCATGAAAGTGGAGTAGATGAAAAAATGGCCCACTATCTCGTAGATATAGGTCATCGCATAAGGAACTTCAAACAACATGGCCTTGAAGAAGGAGTGAGCACTCGTCTTCTAATCTATGCAGGCAAGCTCATAAAAGACGGTATAGACCCAAAGGAAGCATGTCTTTTAGCCATGGTTAGGCCTATAACCGACAACGCTGACCTCCAAAAAAGCATTGATGAGATTATATCCACTATCATGGAGTAA
- a CDS encoding DUF5788 family protein → MIMNRITNKENNNFLITERERSQLLAELHTRLFWVGEKIPSFVEINGKKCKLHDLVWDLINRETISDDEKNQIDKYIAVLKEKERIDELELQTKEITREEARKLFDETAGLLRAIMDLREIEDGTSKNNKKEFHEIFSVQRTEEIRRWLNFLKDAGKI, encoded by the coding sequence ATGATCATGAATCGCATTACGAATAAAGAGAATAATAATTTCCTGATCACAGAAAGAGAAAGAAGTCAGCTTCTTGCAGAATTGCATACTCGTTTATTTTGGGTTGGGGAGAAAATACCTTCTTTTGTTGAGATAAATGGCAAAAAATGCAAGCTTCATGATCTGGTATGGGACCTTATCAATAGAGAAACCATATCCGATGATGAAAAAAATCAAATTGATAAGTACATTGCTGTGCTTAAGGAAAAAGAAAGAATAGATGAACTTGAACTTCAAACTAAGGAAATAACCCGTGAAGAGGCAAGGAAACTTTTTGATGAGACTGCAGGGTTGTTGCGTGCAATAATGGACCTTAGAGAAATTGAAGACGGAACTTCTAAAAATAATAAAAAGGAATTTCATGAGATATTTTCGGTACAAAGGACTGAAGAGATACGCAGATGGTTGAATTTTTTAAAGGATGCTGGAAAGATCTGA
- a CDS encoding Mov34/MPN/PAD-1 family protein: protein MKKISGIAKETLEFILEVSKSSYPNEFAGLLQVEDGIITEVLFLPGTESGDSSAMLKLFMMPNMSTVGSVHSHPRGIIKPSVADLQMFGKTGHYHIIVGYPYDLQSWKCFNAEGEERDLKIIEG, encoded by the coding sequence ATGAAGAAAATTAGCGGTATTGCTAAGGAAACTCTGGAATTTATTCTCGAGGTAAGTAAATCATCTTATCCGAATGAATTCGCTGGTTTACTCCAGGTAGAAGATGGCATCATCACTGAAGTACTGTTCTTACCAGGAACAGAGTCTGGAGACAGTAGTGCCATGCTTAAACTATTTATGATGCCTAATATGTCTACAGTGGGTTCAGTGCACAGTCATCCCAGAGGAATTATCAAACCATCTGTGGCAGATCTGCAAATGTTTGGAAAAACAGGACATTATCATATAATAGTAGGATACCCCTATGACCTTCAAAGCTGGAAATGTTTTAATGCTGAAGGTGAAGAAAGGGATTTAAAAATAATAGAAGGCTAA
- a CDS encoding IS5 family transposase yields the protein MSNKYLKFVDTALAVSGKSHLPIYSCKYSKRKYTQHQLLTLILLKEYLNVDYRSIVELVELMESLKLRIGLKEVPHYTTLHKFITRLRSILFRSLLQQTLKLFYSYGEKIEIIAIDSSGFTSGHCSYYYSFRTGKKRRSFLKVSISIDTKKFIITGFKISGKPIHDAKHAMTLLRQCHKNRQSKFYLMDKGYDSEAIHSLVREELDAVAMIPLRERKRKKIKGKYRRKMIDEFEEILYHCRNLVETMFSVLKRKYGEEVKAKKYWNQAKEVKLKLLVHNLDRYVKVTYIVQMSISTKPNITLSY from the coding sequence TTGTCAAATAAGTACTTAAAGTTTGTTGATACAGCTTTAGCTGTATCAGGAAAATCACACCTGCCGATCTATAGTTGCAAATATTCGAAAAGGAAATATACACAACACCAGCTATTGACCTTGATTTTGTTAAAAGAATATCTTAATGTAGATTACAGAAGTATTGTTGAACTTGTTGAATTAATGGAGAGTTTGAAGTTAAGAATTGGTTTAAAAGAGGTTCCACATTATACCACACTTCACAAGTTTATAACTAGACTTAGGTCAATTCTTTTCAGATCGTTGTTACAGCAAACACTAAAACTGTTCTATTCATATGGCGAAAAAATAGAGATAATTGCCATTGATTCGAGTGGATTTACGAGTGGTCACTGTAGCTACTATTACTCTTTTAGGACTGGAAAGAAACGTAGATCATTCCTAAAAGTGAGTATTTCCATTGATACAAAGAAGTTTATTATCACTGGTTTTAAGATATCTGGTAAGCCTATCCATGATGCAAAGCATGCGATGACATTGCTACGGCAATGTCATAAAAATCGCCAATCAAAGTTTTACCTTATGGACAAAGGTTACGATTCTGAAGCTATACATTCTCTAGTAAGGGAAGAACTAGACGCAGTAGCTATGATTCCTTTGAGAGAAAGGAAAAGGAAGAAGATCAAGGGTAAGTATCGTAGAAAAATGATCGATGAGTTTGAGGAAATATTGTACCATTGCAGAAATCTTGTAGAAACGATGTTCTCTGTTCTGAAAAGGAAATACGGGGAAGAAGTGAAGGCAAAAAAGTATTGGAATCAAGCAAAAGAGGTTAAATTGAAACTATTAGTGCATAACCTTGACAGGTATGTCAAGGTTACATATATTGTTCAAATGAGCATTTCTACAAAGCCGAATATTACTTTAAGCTATTAA
- a CDS encoding phenylacetate--CoA ligase codes for MKYWQPKYETMGHEELKELQLTRLKKTVAAAYNNVPFYAYKFKEAGITPDDIRTLDDVRCLPFTRKTDLRDNYPFGLFAVPKSEVVRIHASSGTSGKPTVVGYTKNDLETWSDLMARNLTMVGLGKNDVFQNAVNYGLFTGGLGYHYGIEKIGAMTVPSGTGSTARQLEMMMDFGVTALHCTPSYALYLAETAREMDIVDKLSLRVGCFGAEPWSSNTRKQLENILNIKAYDSYGLSELMGPGVAFECEEQNGLHLWSDHFFVEVLDQNGEQVAEGEKGELVLTSLTKEALPIIRYKTGDITRLLESECSCGRTTVRISRLLGRADDMLIVRGINVFPSQIEDVVVNIPEITEHFQVILDRNKKMLDEITVKVEITENAFTGELRDLAALQKHVENELQSVLNIRTNVELAEKGSIPRTEGKSKKVIDRRNAL; via the coding sequence ATGAAATACTGGCAGCCAAAATATGAGACCATGGGTCATGAAGAACTCAAGGAATTACAGCTCACTCGGTTAAAAAAGACAGTGGCTGCAGCTTACAACAATGTTCCTTTTTATGCATACAAATTCAAAGAAGCTGGCATAACTCCAGATGATATTAGAACGTTGGACGATGTGAGATGCTTGCCTTTCACCCGTAAGACCGACCTGCGGGACAACTATCCTTTTGGACTTTTTGCCGTTCCGAAAAGCGAAGTTGTACGTATCCACGCTTCATCCGGTACAAGCGGAAAACCAACTGTTGTAGGATACACCAAAAACGATCTGGAAACATGGTCTGACCTCATGGCACGTAATCTGACCATGGTAGGTCTTGGCAAGAACGATGTATTCCAGAATGCAGTAAACTATGGTCTTTTTACCGGTGGCCTTGGATATCACTATGGAATAGAGAAAATCGGTGCAATGACAGTTCCCAGTGGTACAGGCAGCACTGCACGACAGCTTGAAATGATGATGGATTTCGGAGTAACAGCTCTGCATTGCACTCCATCTTATGCTCTTTACCTTGCTGAGACGGCTAGGGAGATGGACATAGTTGATAAATTATCTCTACGTGTAGGATGTTTCGGTGCAGAACCGTGGTCATCCAACACCCGAAAACAACTTGAGAACATACTCAATATCAAAGCGTATGATTCTTATGGCCTCTCCGAACTAATGGGACCCGGCGTGGCCTTTGAGTGTGAAGAACAAAATGGATTACACTTATGGAGTGATCATTTCTTTGTGGAAGTGCTTGATCAGAATGGAGAACAGGTTGCCGAAGGAGAAAAAGGTGAACTTGTACTGACATCTCTTACTAAAGAGGCACTTCCTATAATAAGATACAAAACTGGTGATATCACAAGGTTGCTGGAAAGTGAATGTTCATGTGGGCGCACTACTGTACGCATTTCAAGGTTATTGGGCAGAGCTGACGATATGCTCATTGTAAGAGGGATTAATGTATTCCCCTCACAGATAGAAGATGTTGTAGTGAATATACCGGAGATCACCGAACATTTCCAAGTCATCCTTGATAGAAACAAAAAGATGTTGGATGAGATCACAGTGAAAGTGGAAATTACGGAAAATGCTTTTACAGGCGAGTTGCGCGATCTGGCTGCATTGCAGAAACATGTTGAAAATGAGCTTCAAAGTGTTCTTAACATACGTACCAATGTAGAACTGGCTGAGAAAGGCTCTATACCTCGCACAGAAGGTAAGTCTAAGAAAGTAATCGATAGAAGGAATGCTCTTTAA
- a CDS encoding archaeosortase/exosortase family protein, with protein MNPKMKNKLLIWLAISIAITVLRLSFSQHDIVLAEPFTAHPFVILILCIVFGWLKKDAILSQMNEERMLADSSYVAVGVFIAAVALLMPLSEDLVFVIFNILLLCLGLFVIFFADAAYLPSLLLFVYGFSISFPKIINEYFGTQYALITTNIVSHVAALFYPVAFEGQVLSVTNPEGVKDLLYIDVGCSGSASIAIFLTVFALMLIDIKPRKDSILPLFLFGILGTSVQNILRLVLLIAADYHFGSAVMWQVHDYAGYVLFPTWFAIFVYVYLKVGMEKTHITAVDEKEDKNISIMN; from the coding sequence ATGAATCCGAAGATGAAAAACAAGCTTTTGATATGGCTTGCTATATCCATAGCGATTACAGTTCTTCGACTTTCTTTTTCGCAGCATGACATCGTATTAGCGGAACCTTTCACTGCCCATCCTTTTGTGATTCTTATTCTATGTATTGTCTTTGGATGGTTAAAGAAGGATGCGATATTAAGTCAAATGAATGAAGAAAGGATGCTTGCTGACTCTTCATATGTGGCAGTTGGTGTGTTTATTGCAGCTGTAGCTCTATTGATGCCACTATCCGAGGATCTTGTGTTTGTGATATTCAATATTTTGTTGCTATGCTTAGGGTTATTTGTTATTTTTTTTGCAGATGCAGCTTATCTGCCATCGCTATTGCTTTTTGTGTATGGTTTTTCAATATCTTTCCCGAAAATTATCAATGAATACTTTGGTACGCAATACGCACTTATTACCACAAACATTGTATCACACGTTGCAGCTTTGTTTTATCCTGTAGCTTTTGAGGGACAGGTGCTTAGTGTTACCAATCCCGAAGGTGTTAAAGACCTTTTATACATTGATGTTGGGTGTTCGGGAAGTGCCTCAATAGCAATATTTCTTACAGTTTTTGCCCTTATGCTGATAGATATAAAACCCCGGAAAGACAGTATATTGCCATTGTTCCTCTTTGGTATACTGGGGACATCCGTACAGAATATTTTGCGTCTTGTTTTGTTAATAGCTGCTGATTATCATTTTGGATCAGCTGTCATGTGGCAGGTACATGATTACGCAGGTTATGTCCTGTTTCCGACATGGTTTGCAATCTTCGTTTACGTTTACTTAAAAGTAGGAATGGAGAAAACGCATATTACAGCTGTTGATGAAAAAGAAGATAAAAACATTTCAATAATGAATTGA
- a CDS encoding PaaI family thioesterase: protein MKETNSSILKLVGNDHFSTYCHIELLDVSPGYAKARMLISNEHLNGFGTVHGGAIFTLADFVFGSASTAHGRIAVAINCSIAYLKAAKQGYLTAEAKEIYIGYKLATYIVTITNEENEPIATFQGTAYRKGEKIEELIA from the coding sequence ATGAAAGAAACAAATTCATCAATTCTTAAATTGGTAGGCAATGATCATTTTTCAACTTATTGTCATATTGAATTGCTTGATGTTAGTCCTGGATATGCAAAAGCTAGAATGCTCATTTCTAATGAACACCTAAATGGTTTCGGTACTGTTCATGGAGGTGCTATATTCACTCTTGCAGATTTTGTTTTTGGAAGTGCTTCAACTGCTCATGGAAGAATTGCAGTGGCAATAAATTGTTCCATAGCTTATCTGAAAGCAGCAAAGCAAGGTTATCTGACAGCCGAAGCAAAAGAAATATATATTGGTTATAAATTGGCAACTTATATAGTTACAATTACAAATGAAGAAAATGAGCCAATAGCAACTTTCCAGGGTACAGCATACAGAAAGGGTGAAAAAATTGAAGAACTGATAGCATAG
- a CDS encoding CxxC-x17-CxxC domain-containing protein — protein sequence MNNDRRGGSGGFRSGGSGGSRGGSGGFRSGGSGGPRGGSGGFRPSGPREMHKATCADCGQETEVPFVPSGDRPVYCRECYQKHRPPKRY from the coding sequence ATGAACAACGACAGAAGAGGCGGAAGTGGCGGATTCAGGTCCGGCGGAAGTGGCGGTTCAAGAGGCGGAAGCGGTGGATTCAGGTCCGGCGGAAGCGGCGGCCCAAGAGGCGGAAGCGGTGGATTCAGGCCAAGCGGTCCAAGGGAAATGCACAAGGCAACCTGCGCTGACTGTGGACAGGAAACTGAAGTCCCATTCGTGCCATCCGGTGACAGACCTGTTTACTGCAGGGAATGCTACCAGAAGCACAGACCACCAAAGAGATACTAA
- a CDS encoding methanogenesis marker 8 protein has product MAHVMEILGMTRVVVEDGKVVEVSEPQLEWCPLFEKARGIKQITSEEVRKNMEFRIRDFGLFTPQRKLEMDIFVGFGASEVMMTGLNRGILDVTVTVCDGAGTVITANPKLVQGMGARISGLVETDPITEVIKGIEQRNGTVLDSQNASIDPVAGVGKAAQMGYKKIAVSVVDALTASKLRELERIHDLDLYIIAAHTTGLTKENASELIKYIDIATACASKNLRDIIKPIAQVGTAVPLFAVTQKGKELLLERAKEVESPILINTMPLPVLPEKKQPRELK; this is encoded by the coding sequence ATGGCACATGTAATGGAAATCCTTGGAATGACACGTGTAGTAGTGGAAGATGGCAAAGTTGTAGAAGTAAGTGAACCGCAGCTAGAATGGTGTCCTCTATTTGAAAAGGCCAGAGGTATAAAACAAATTACCTCAGAGGAAGTCAGAAAAAACATGGAATTCCGCATAAGAGACTTCGGCTTATTTACTCCACAGAGGAAACTGGAAATGGATATTTTTGTAGGCTTTGGTGCTTCGGAAGTAATGATGACCGGCCTTAACAGAGGAATACTCGATGTTACAGTCACAGTATGTGATGGTGCCGGTACTGTCATAACAGCAAATCCAAAACTGGTGCAGGGAATGGGCGCAAGAATCTCAGGGCTTGTGGAAACTGATCCAATTACCGAGGTAATAAAAGGTATTGAACAAAGAAATGGCACAGTGCTTGATTCGCAGAATGCAAGTATTGATCCTGTTGCAGGTGTGGGAAAAGCAGCACAAATGGGTTACAAGAAAATAGCTGTTTCTGTTGTTGATGCTTTGACAGCTTCAAAGCTTAGGGAACTTGAAAGAATTCATGATCTGGATCTATACATAATTGCTGCTCATACCACAGGCCTGACCAAAGAAAATGCTTCAGAACTTATCAAATACATTGATATTGCTACAGCCTGTGCATCCAAAAACCTGCGGGATATTATAAAACCAATAGCACAAGTCGGTACAGCAGTACCATTGTTTGCAGTTACACAAAAAGGCAAGGAACTGTTACTTGAACGTGCCAAAGAAGTGGAAAGTCCCATATTGATTAATACTATGCCACTTCCAGTACTTCCTGAAAAGAAGCAGCCTCGCGAATTGAAATGA